TCCTTCGGTAACATTCGTTTCATCGAGCCTTTCCTTCGGATCGATGCAAACAAGTGGAGGAGCCCTACAGATCACTGCGACCGCGAGCGTGTCTCCCGTTTCCAATCAAGCTGGCTTCAACGTTGGTCCAGGAGCTGGTAATGTGACCGGGGACCTCTGGGCAAGTTTTCTCTACCGACCGGAGACAACCGACTCCGATTTGTTGATGCACAGTTCCTCGATCGGAACCTTGCAAGTTGGTCCTAATAATACGCATTTAAGTTTGAGTGCTCAGCTTGGAACTAGTTCTTACTATGATCTTGTTCCCGGTCAAACCTATCTGATACTGATGCATTATACCAACGTCGGCATGGCTAATGCGTCTCATGGTTCCCTGATGGTGCTCACGGTGGAACAATACGAGAACTGGAAAGCATCTGGAGGCACTGAATCAGCACTTAATGCCCGCCTAGTGTCGCAATTAGATTCTGGAATATTTGGCAGAAGTGAATCAGATTCCACAGGCCCGATCACTTTTGGCAGCGGTTCATGGGCGAGCTTTGCGACCGATGCTACTTTTTTCAATACGAGCACCATGACATTTGATGAAATGCGGTTTGCCACATCACTAGAAGAAGCCGCACAAGTTCCTGAGCTATTTGTATCGAGTTATCTGATTCTCGGCGGCTTGGTAATTTTTGTTGCCAAACGTAGGCGCTCTATTTGAACAGCAGCTAGCTGTGTCAACGAGTTCTATGTGTCCGTCTATTTATTGTGGACTTCCGAAATAGCGGGCCGCTTGGAAGTGATATCGAAATACGAGGCATGATCAGACACATAAAGCAACGCTAGCAATCGAACATTCTCTCGCTCAGTCTGTGCCTCACGGAGAGCTTCCGTTTGCACATGCCAGGCATCCCCACGTTCCTGAATGCGCCTGATTCTCTGCTCATGAGTAAGCGGTGGTGCATCACCATCTAGGATCCGACGGACATCCACCAGATAGTCCGCATCCTGAGGCGCCCCCACTTCCAAGAGCGCTTCAATAAAAAGCTCCAATGGCATGTCTTCATTGGATCCATCTACCAAGTCACCCTGCTCGCCCAACCAACGGATCGCAGCGTATTCGTCTGCCACCCTGGCTATCCGCTCATGATGATTGACGTTGGCAAGCCCCAGATGTTGCACTTTACCTTGGATCGGGCAGACCACGCCAGGCAAGCCACGCTTGCACTGCATATTCAGAAAGCCCCTCCTCCTTTGAATTGACCAATATCCACAGCAGGCGCCTTCCTTCCGTTTCACAATGAGAGAGCATCGCAGCTGCTAGCTCCAATTGAGCCATTTTCTCGCTGTAAGAGAGTGCCGCTAAATCGTTGAGATTTAACCAGGACTCCAACATTTTTCGTGGCAGAACGATTCCGTGTCCATTCAACGCACGCATGATGGCAGTGAACAACCTATTTTCCTTTGCCAAGCAGTCAGGAGCCTTGAGGAGTTTCACTGCCCATTCACGATCCATCTGCAAAAGTAGTTCAGGGATGGAATCTGATCCTCCGGGAGGATTCGTTTCATTTCGCTGGTCGAGATACGGAGATAACAATTGAAACGCCCTGACCTTGTAGTGATCCTGCGCCACCCCGCTAACGATAGCTTCCTTCACGCCAAAAACTACAGTGCTAAATCGAACCCCTGAATCTTTCAAACAAGCTTCCATAAAAGGGATCGCACCGTCTTGTCCGGTGGCAATGACCTTCAATCGAATATTATCCCCCGTCATCCACTCGGAACCAAGTTTGTCATGCAATGCTAGCAGCGTCGGCAAACGCTCCGTCACCGGAAGTTCCATCGCCGACTTCAACTGAACATCACCGCGTTCCAGTTTCCTGTTGAGGCGAAAACGCCACCACTCTTTGAGGACAAGTGTTCGTCCGTGGAGTTTGCCCGTAGGCAGATAATTCCAAGCAAGCCAACAACCAACTATAAATGAAGCTGCAAGGCAGGGATAAAAAATCAATGGCGACATTCTGCTTCCATTGACACGCCCACCATCCTCAGAGTCAACGCCAAATATGTTCCTCCGGGTGGGTCATTTGACAGCAACATTTTTACTTCAATGGACGAACATATCATTCTCTTCCCCATCCTCATGTGGAGCATTGGACGCTGGGCCTTCGCCGAATTCATGGTTCTGCAACCCGCCCCATAAACAGCACCAGCCCGCTTAGCCGGTGCCGCACCACAAATACGAACGGATGATCCGCATTGAAGATCATTGGTCGCGTTTGGTCCCGCTGTTCTTCCCCATCGCCCGGACCAAACGGAGCAGCCGGAACCGCCGTCGCTGCACTTGCCTCCGCCCCAACCTCGTTTACCTCCACCGTCGCCTCGTGCCACTCGTCACCAAGGAAAGGCGGCGGCTCAGGCGAGATGCCCTGCAACTCCGCACGATCCTGCTCAAACACTCGTTTGATCCCCAATCGGCCAACACTTTCCCGATACGAACCTACCATCGAAAACGAAAACCGCGGAATCCTCACCAAAACCTTCCGCGTTCTTGCTGTTGAGTGAACTTCCTTCAGCAAATCCGTCGACAACCCCACCTCCAAACCCGCCAGACCTCCTCGCACTCGCGGCAGCAAAAACGTCATCGCGAACCCCTCCATTCCCTCATCGAACGGCAACTCCACCGCCTGCCACCGGTCATTCATAAACCCACGAAGATCGCTTTCCTGCTGCATCATCATCACCGGTTTTGAAACCCCCGGTGACAGCGTCTGAAACATCCCCTGCTTCGACTCCCTCGGATCAAACGCCAGTCCCCAATTCCCCTTCAAATACAGCGTGCTCGCCGCCACCATCCTCGTCTCCTTGGTAACCGCCCCCTCGCCCAGAAAGCTCGGAATCCGCTGCCGTGTATCCCTCGCCACCAACCCGTTGATCTCCCTGATCGCCCGCGCCGGATCCGTAAAATCCATCGCCCTTGGACTCAGTCCAAACACCTCTTCCGCCGTCTTCATGAATACCGGCCGGATCCACCGCTGCTCCGAAAGCCACAAATACTGCCCCGACTGCAACCACCTCCCCGCCCCCGCATCCATCACCAGAAAACCCCTCAACGCCCGCACCTCATCAAACCTCTCCTCCCCCTCCACCTTCCAATGCAACCCCCGCTTCAATTCTTCCAAAGTCTCCCCTGAAGCCCCCTCTTGAATCAGCATCAATAACGAGTGCAACCCCACCGGCGAACAAACCACATTCCCCTTCCCCTCCCGCAACACTCCATACAGATCCATCGCAAACGCATTCGAAGCCTCCACCGCCTTCTCTCCCTTCCCAGTCTCTTGCGTCCACAAATCTCCACCAACCATCCCAAAAACCATCGCTGCACCGAATGCTCTCAACATTCGCGCATGCTAACCAAACCCCTCCAATCAACGCAAGACTTTCACTTGATCGCCCATCGCCAACAAAAAAGCCGTGTCCTCCCGGACACGGCCCTCTAGTAAATCCCTCTCACCTACGCATTCGCCCGCAAAATCTGCGCGAGCACATACGGAAGAATCCCGCCAGCACGGTAATAATCAATCTCCACTGGCGTGTCGATGCGCACCACCACCGGCACATCAAACGACTCGCCATCCGCCTTCGTCACGCGCAGTGTCGCTTCGCTCTGAGGTTTCATCGCGGTATGCACACCCAACAAATCGAAGGTCGCGTCGTCGAGGTCCTTCACCTTGTCGTAATCTTCCTTGTTCTTGAAGTTGCAAGGCAAGACACCCATTCCAACCAGGTTGGAACGGTGGATCCGCTCAAAGGATTTGGTGATCACCGCCTTCACGCCTTGCAGGCTGGTGCCTTTGGCGGCCCAGTCACGACTGCTGCCCATCCCGTAGTCTTCACCGGCAAGGATGATGCTTGGCACCCCACGCTCCTTGTAGGCCATGGCCGCATCGTAAATGCTGGTCTTGGTCGCCTCAGGTTGTAGCAAGGTGTTGCCGCCTTCCTCTCCTCCGAGCATCAAGTTTTTGATGCGCACGTTGGCAAAGGTGCCGCGGATCATCACGCGGTCATTACCGCGACGTGAACCATAGCTGTTGAAGTCAGAAACCGGCACGCCGTTCTCAAGCAGATACTTGCCTGCAGGGCTGTCTTTCTTGATCGCACCCGCAGGTGAAATGTGATCGGTCGTCACCGAATCTCCAAAGATCCCCAACGCACGAGCGCCGTGAATTTCGTTGATCTCGGCCGGATCCATCGAGAAGTTTTCAAAGAACGGAGGCTCTTGAATGTAGGTCGATTTGCGATCCCATTCATACACGGCACCGATGCTGCCAGGAATCTCATTCCACTTCGGATTTTGCTCCGCAAAGTCGGTGTAAAGACGCTGGAAAACTTCTGGCGAAAGCGCACTCGCCATCGCGTCGCCAATCTCCTGACTCGTCGGCCAGATGTCCGCCAGCATCACTGGCTGACCTTCGGTATCCGTGCCCAGTGGTTCGGTGGAAAGATCGATATCCACCGTGCCTGCGATCGCATAAGCGACCACCAAAGGAGGCGACATCAGGAAGTTGGCCTTGATGCTCTGGTGCACGCGGGCTTCGAAGTTACGGTTGCCGGACAACACGCTGGCCGCCACCACGTCTTCGCTCTTCACCACGTTTTCAATACCGGCATCAAGCGGACCGGAGTTACCGATACAGGTCGTGCAACCATAACCCACTGTCTGGAATCCGAGCTTGTCGAGCTCCACCTGCAAATTGGTTTTGTCGAGGTAATCCGTCACCACGCGCGATCCAGGTCCAAGCGAAGTCTTCACCGCCGGCTTCACCGTCAAACCTTTCGCATTCGCCTTCTGCGCCAGCAAACCAGCCGCCAGCATCACGCTTGGGTTGCTGGTGTTGGTGCAACTGGTGATGGCCGCGATCAGCACCGATCCATGACGAATCGTGTCCTTGATCCCATCCTTGCTGTCCACCACCACTTCATAGCTGCCGTTCAACGATGGTTTACCAAAACCACCTGGCGTCGGCGCCACCAACAGTGACTCAAATTTCTGCTTCAACGCATCCACATCAATGCGGTCCTGCGGACGTTTTGGACCTGCCACGCCAGGCTTCACCGAAGACAGATCAAGCTCCACCACCTGCGTGTATTCGATCTCGTCACCTTCCTGAATCCCCCAAAGCCCCTGCGCCTTGTAATAATTCTCCACCGTCTTGCAAAGCTCTTCGCTGCGACCGGTGCCAACGAGGTAACCAATGGTCGCCTCATCAATGCCGAAGAAGCCCATCGTTGCCCCATACTCAGGCGCCATGTTCGCCAACGTCGCACGATCCGGAACGCTCAAAGCACGGGCACCAGGACCAAAAAATTCCACGAACTTGCCGACCACCTTCGTCTGACGCAGCACTTCCGTCACGCGCAGCACCAAGTCGGTCGCGGTCACGCCGGGCTGCAATTCGCCGATCAAGCGCATGCCCACCACTTCAGGCACCAGGAACGTCACCGGCTGCCCGAGCATGCCTGCTTCCGCTTCGATACCACCGACCCCCCAGCCAACCACGCCAAGACCGTTGATCATCGTGGTGTGCGAATCGGTTCCCACCAGCGAATCCGGATAAAATACCCCCTCCTTCTCCAACACCCCTTTGGCGAGATACTCAAGGTTCACCTGGTGAACAATGCCGATACCCGGAGGCACCACTTTGAACGTCTCAAACGCCTGCGTGCCCCATTTCAAAAACTGGTAACGCTCGCGGTTGCGGTAAAACTCCAGATCCAGGTTCTTCTC
This is a stretch of genomic DNA from Phragmitibacter flavus. It encodes these proteins:
- a CDS encoding serpin family protein, which codes for MLRAFGAAMVFGMVGGDLWTQETGKGEKAVEASNAFAMDLYGVLREGKGNVVCSPVGLHSLLMLIQEGASGETLEELKRGLHWKVEGEERFDEVRALRGFLVMDAGAGRWLQSGQYLWLSEQRWIRPVFMKTAEEVFGLSPRAMDFTDPARAIREINGLVARDTRQRIPSFLGEGAVTKETRMVAASTLYLKGNWGLAFDPRESKQGMFQTLSPGVSKPVMMMQQESDLRGFMNDRWQAVELPFDEGMEGFAMTFLLPRVRGGLAGLEVGLSTDLLKEVHSTARTRKVLVRIPRFSFSMVGSYRESVGRLGIKRVFEQDRAELQGISPEPPPFLGDEWHEATVEVNEVGAEASAATAVPAAPFGPGDGEEQRDQTRPMIFNADHPFVFVVRHRLSGLVLFMGRVAEP
- the acnA gene encoding aconitate hydratase AcnA, translating into MSIDTLSTFTTGTGSEGKFYSLPALANHGFSKIDRLPISIRIVLESLLRNLDGKKVTVADVANLANWNAKSPGDYEIPFTVARIVLQDFTGVPLLVDLATMRSAVDKMGKNPQMIEPLVPVDLVVDHSVQVDFAGTAMSFEKNLDLEFYRNRERYQFLKWGTQAFETFKVVPPGIGIVHQVNLEYLAKGVLEKEGVFYPDSLVGTDSHTTMINGLGVVGWGVGGIEAEAGMLGQPVTFLVPEVVGMRLIGELQPGVTATDLVLRVTEVLRQTKVVGKFVEFFGPGARALSVPDRATLANMAPEYGATMGFFGIDEATIGYLVGTGRSEELCKTVENYYKAQGLWGIQEGDEIEYTQVVELDLSSVKPGVAGPKRPQDRIDVDALKQKFESLLVAPTPGGFGKPSLNGSYEVVVDSKDGIKDTIRHGSVLIAAITSCTNTSNPSVMLAAGLLAQKANAKGLTVKPAVKTSLGPGSRVVTDYLDKTNLQVELDKLGFQTVGYGCTTCIGNSGPLDAGIENVVKSEDVVAASVLSGNRNFEARVHQSIKANFLMSPPLVVAYAIAGTVDIDLSTEPLGTDTEGQPVMLADIWPTSQEIGDAMASALSPEVFQRLYTDFAEQNPKWNEIPGSIGAVYEWDRKSTYIQEPPFFENFSMDPAEINEIHGARALGIFGDSVTTDHISPAGAIKKDSPAGKYLLENGVPVSDFNSYGSRRGNDRVMIRGTFANVRIKNLMLGGEEGGNTLLQPEATKTSIYDAAMAYKERGVPSIILAGEDYGMGSSRDWAAKGTSLQGVKAVITKSFERIHRSNLVGMGVLPCNFKNKEDYDKVKDLDDATFDLLGVHTAMKPQSEATLRVTKADGESFDVPVVVRIDTPVEIDYYRAGGILPYVLAQILRANA